A single genomic interval of Halobacillus halophilus DSM 2266 harbors:
- a CDS encoding M20/M25/M40 family metallo-hydrolase translates to MVTINKERVLEEFLELVQVDSETGAEAEISEVLKKKFQDLGLEVLEDDAKSITGHGANNLICNLKGSKKEADPIYFTSHMDTVVPGNGVNPSVKDGYVVSDGTTILGADDKAGVAAILEAIRSLQEQSVEHGDLQFIITVGEESGLVGAKALDSSLLKAKYGYAIDSDGAVGNIIVAAPTQAKINAVVKGKTAHAGVAPEKGVSAITLASKAIARMPLGRIDEETTANIGRFEGGQKTNIVCDHVEILAEARSLVPEKMQEQVEKMKRAFHETAEEMGGEVDLDVEIMYPGFKQKEGDQVVEIARSAASKIGRESQLLTSGGGSDANIIAGYGVPTVNLSVGYEEIHTKNERIPVAELEKIAEFVTAIIQEAAEQ, encoded by the coding sequence ATGGTTACGATTAATAAAGAACGTGTACTTGAAGAATTCTTAGAATTAGTCCAGGTGGACTCTGAAACGGGAGCTGAAGCTGAGATTTCTGAAGTTCTCAAGAAAAAATTTCAGGACCTTGGACTTGAGGTCTTGGAAGATGATGCCAAGTCTATTACCGGTCACGGAGCAAACAATTTAATCTGCAACTTAAAAGGTTCTAAAAAAGAAGCAGATCCTATATATTTTACTTCTCACATGGATACTGTGGTTCCTGGAAACGGAGTAAATCCTTCCGTAAAGGATGGTTATGTTGTAAGTGATGGAACAACCATACTTGGAGCGGATGATAAAGCCGGAGTAGCAGCAATTCTAGAAGCGATCCGTTCCCTACAAGAACAGAGTGTAGAACACGGAGACTTACAATTTATTATCACGGTTGGAGAAGAAAGTGGACTTGTAGGAGCGAAGGCACTGGACAGTTCACTTTTAAAAGCTAAATATGGTTATGCCATCGATAGTGATGGGGCAGTCGGAAATATCATCGTAGCCGCTCCTACACAGGCGAAAATTAATGCCGTGGTGAAAGGGAAGACGGCCCATGCAGGCGTCGCTCCTGAAAAAGGAGTTTCTGCAATTACTCTCGCCTCGAAAGCAATTGCCAGGATGCCTCTTGGTCGTATTGATGAGGAAACTACAGCCAATATTGGTCGTTTCGAAGGCGGCCAGAAGACGAATATTGTATGCGACCACGTAGAAATATTAGCGGAAGCCCGCTCTTTAGTTCCTGAAAAGATGCAGGAACAAGTGGAGAAAATGAAGCGAGCCTTTCATGAAACAGCAGAAGAAATGGGAGGAGAAGTCGATTTGGATGTTGAAATCATGTATCCAGGCTTCAAACAGAAGGAAGGCGACCAGGTAGTAGAAATCGCCCGCTCAGCTGCTTCTAAAATTGGTCGGGAAAGCCAGCTTCTGACAAGTGGAGGCGGCAGTGACGCCAACATTATTGCTGGCTACGGCGTACCAACTGTCAATTTATCGGTAGGCTATGAAGAAATTCATACCAAAAATGAACGCATTCCGGTTGCTGAACTGGAAAAAATAGCTGAATTTGTAACAGCAATCATTCAAGAGGCAGCAGAACAATGA